The Sphingomonas sanxanigenens DSM 19645 = NX02 genome includes a region encoding these proteins:
- a CDS encoding winged helix-turn-helix domain-containing protein, which produces MQIAAFDAGTAARATGAAAILLAVDAAMAPARAALAATMGEAHHCPILVLTPTERTELEIAMLQGGADSCAPITAPPALLAARLEAMWRRCADPDRELVCADLHIDLLSRAARRGGSAIDLLPREYALLVHLARLRGTSASRRQLLSAVWHRHFDPGTNVVAVHMSRLRAKLDRGFAQPLIHWRRGEGYRLSPDPD; this is translated from the coding sequence ATGCAAATCGCCGCGTTCGACGCCGGCACCGCCGCGCGCGCCACCGGAGCGGCGGCGATCCTGCTTGCAGTCGATGCCGCCATGGCCCCCGCCCGCGCCGCGCTCGCCGCGACCATGGGCGAGGCACACCATTGCCCGATCCTGGTGCTGACGCCGACCGAGCGGACCGAGCTCGAAATCGCGATGCTGCAGGGCGGCGCGGACAGCTGCGCGCCGATCACCGCGCCACCCGCCTTGCTTGCCGCGCGCCTTGAAGCGATGTGGCGGCGGTGCGCCGATCCCGACCGGGAACTGGTCTGCGCCGACCTCCACATCGACCTGCTGTCGCGCGCGGCGCGGCGCGGGGGCAGCGCTATCGACCTGCTGCCGCGCGAATATGCCTTGCTCGTCCACCTCGCCCGGCTGCGCGGCACATCGGCGAGCCGGCGGCAATTGCTGTCGGCGGTATGGCACCGCCATTTCGACCCGGGCACCAATGTCGTCGCGGTGCATATGTCGCGTCTCCGCGCCAAGCTGGATCGCGGGTTCGCGCAGCCGCTGATCCATTGGCGCCGTGGGGAGGGCTATCGCCTTTCACCCGATCCGGATTGA